A DNA window from Trichosurus vulpecula isolate mTriVul1 chromosome 2, mTriVul1.pri, whole genome shotgun sequence contains the following coding sequences:
- the SMIM35 gene encoding small integral membrane protein 35, which yields MATLPLKLASCEESISTLGLILGVGLSLLVVSILGYSLAKWYQHGYCWEGPNFVFNLYQIRNLKSGELELGPPFTISGHLSNTEGGYKQFYDRPV from the exons GTGAGGAGTCCATCAGTACCTTAGGTCTGATCCTTGGAGTGGGGCTGTCACTACTGGTAGTGTCCATACTTGGTTACAGTCTGGCCAAGTGGTATCAACACGGATACTGCTGGGAGG GGCCCAACTTTGTGTTTAACCTATACCAGATCCG CAACCTGAAATCTGGAGAGCTGGAGCTGGGTCCTCCCTTCACCATCAGTGGCCACCTCAGCAACACAGAAGGTGGCTATAAGCAGTTCTATGACAGGCCAGTCTGA